One Brevibacillus choshinensis genomic window carries:
- a CDS encoding peptidoglycan D,D-transpeptidase FtsI family protein, with product MQLERRLKRRHFLVLLGMTLIWIGLIARLWWIQLGAPHRFTKRGIDLVKNSVKQRQQSIVLHSGRGDIRDHNGYAFTGEEHRALILFPLARGSLEGTDGLTKVAQVVSQPTERLTDIMEKAKAPLFLRDENGRLVALSESQAEQINALSIPGIVALAMTERYRQEEVAKHVIGFINQNPALVESLYPDEWKTGKMNADSMIGASGLERSFDRFLQGVEPSILSYYVDGQGKPLRGLDIRYSKQNNEYYPLSLTTTLDVSIQRRMERIADEVGLTKGSMVVLDAQTGDIRAIVSRPKYDQTKVDGKTDDWKNRAVKQLPPGSIFKTVVAAAALAEGIVSPTERFTCTGDYGKYHFSCWKKDGHGSVTMEEAYAQSCNIAFAQIANRVGGEKLEEYARRLGLSELAGHVTSHLFKLDGFKQVDGEERGAIFAKSVSRKDEGVLIQTAIGQRDVRMTPLQAANMVVAILRGGQPTQVRLVKEISYRNGQAFHQFPLQTLPVQGIDYVTASKLRKMMRKVVTDGTGQAVSGASWEAAGKTGTAQTGDDSQSLNHLWFIGYAPYDQPQYAICVVAENQPSWGRNQATELFRRVVDELADQTVQSSRPHAGNSPE from the coding sequence ATGCAACTGGAACGGCGGTTGAAACGGCGGCACTTTCTGGTCTTGCTCGGAATGACGCTGATCTGGATCGGATTGATCGCGCGGCTGTGGTGGATCCAGCTGGGAGCCCCTCATCGCTTTACCAAACGCGGAATTGACTTGGTCAAGAATTCTGTCAAGCAACGACAGCAGAGTATCGTGCTCCACAGCGGGCGTGGGGATATACGTGATCACAACGGGTACGCCTTTACAGGTGAAGAGCATCGGGCGCTGATTCTCTTTCCATTGGCGCGAGGAAGTCTGGAGGGGACCGATGGATTGACCAAAGTGGCGCAGGTCGTTTCCCAACCGACAGAACGCTTGACAGACATCATGGAAAAAGCAAAGGCCCCTTTGTTTTTGAGGGATGAAAATGGCCGTCTCGTCGCGCTCTCCGAGAGCCAGGCAGAACAAATCAATGCCCTATCGATCCCCGGGATTGTTGCGTTAGCCATGACAGAGAGGTACCGGCAGGAAGAGGTTGCCAAACATGTCATCGGCTTTATCAATCAGAATCCGGCATTGGTGGAGTCACTGTATCCGGATGAGTGGAAGACGGGAAAGATGAATGCGGACAGCATGATCGGAGCCTCAGGTCTGGAACGCAGCTTTGATCGTTTCTTGCAGGGCGTGGAACCATCTATCCTGTCCTACTACGTAGATGGGCAAGGAAAGCCGCTGCGTGGGCTGGACATTCGTTACTCGAAACAGAATAACGAGTACTATCCACTCTCCCTCACGACTACACTCGATGTAAGCATCCAGCGCAGAATGGAGCGTATCGCCGATGAGGTAGGGCTGACAAAAGGGAGCATGGTGGTATTGGATGCCCAAACTGGCGATATTCGCGCGATTGTGAGTCGACCCAAGTACGATCAGACCAAAGTGGACGGGAAGACAGACGACTGGAAAAATCGAGCCGTGAAGCAGCTGCCGCCTGGTTCCATCTTTAAAACCGTGGTAGCTGCCGCAGCTTTGGCGGAAGGGATCGTCTCCCCTACGGAACGCTTTACGTGTACGGGCGATTATGGAAAGTACCATTTTTCTTGCTGGAAAAAAGATGGCCACGGCAGTGTGACCATGGAGGAAGCGTATGCTCAATCTTGCAATATCGCTTTTGCACAGATTGCCAATCGAGTAGGCGGGGAAAAGCTGGAGGAATATGCACGGAGATTGGGCTTGTCTGAGCTGGCTGGGCATGTCACCTCTCACCTGTTTAAGCTGGATGGCTTCAAGCAGGTGGATGGGGAGGAGCGTGGAGCCATCTTCGCAAAAAGTGTATCCCGAAAGGACGAAGGCGTCCTGATCCAGACAGCAATCGGTCAGCGGGATGTACGGATGACCCCCCTGCAAGCGGCAAATATGGTCGTAGCCATCTTGCGAGGAGGCCAGCCGACACAGGTCCGTCTCGTCAAAGAAATTAGTTACCGCAACGGCCAAGCCTTTCATCAGTTTCCCCTGCAGACTCTTCCTGTTCAAGGAATTGATTACGTCACGGCGAGCAAGCTGCGTAAGATGATGCGGAAGGTGGTCACAGATGGTACGGGGCAAGCGGTGAGCGGCGCTTCCTGGGAGGCTGCCGGAAAGACCGGGACCGCACAGACAGGGGACGACAGCCAATCGCTGAACCACCTTTGGTTTATCGGCTATGCGCCGTATGATCAACCACAATATGCAATCTGCGTCGTTGCAGAAAATCAGCCGAGCTGGGGCAGAAATCAGGCTACGGAGCTGTTTCGCCGCGTGGTTGATGAACTTGCCGATCAAACAGTTCAATCTTCCCGACCTCACGCAGGGAATTCCCCAGAATGA
- the udk gene encoding uridine kinase has protein sequence MRNPVLIGVAGGSGSGKTTVARELFRQFQNDSVTMIEQDSYYKNQDHLEMEERYLTNYDHPLAFDNDLMLSHLQDLLQGKAIEKPIYDFKEHTRKKETIRIDPKDVIILEGMLILEDERIRDLMDIKVFVDTDADVRIVRRIARDIEERGRSLDSVVNQYLNVVRPMHLQFIEPTKRYADVIIPEGGYNLVALDLLSTKISNILRHRQQLANK, from the coding sequence ATGCGCAACCCCGTGTTGATTGGGGTAGCTGGAGGCAGTGGATCTGGCAAGACAACCGTCGCCAGAGAATTGTTTCGCCAGTTTCAAAATGATAGTGTAACGATGATCGAGCAGGACTCCTACTACAAGAATCAAGACCACCTGGAAATGGAAGAACGGTACTTGACCAACTACGATCATCCCTTGGCTTTTGACAATGACCTGATGCTTTCCCACCTGCAGGATTTGCTGCAAGGCAAGGCCATTGAAAAGCCCATTTACGATTTCAAAGAACATACGAGAAAAAAAGAAACCATTCGGATCGACCCAAAGGATGTCATTATCCTGGAAGGGATGCTGATTTTGGAGGATGAACGGATTCGGGATCTGATGGATATCAAAGTGTTTGTGGATACGGATGCAGATGTTCGGATTGTGCGCCGAATCGCCCGCGATATTGAAGAACGGGGGCGTTCGCTGGATTCTGTGGTCAATCAGTACTTAAATGTCGTGCGGCCGATGCACCTGCAATTTATCGAGCCGACGAAACGATATGCCGACGTGATCATTCCAGAAGGCGGATACAACCTCGTCGCGCTTGATCTGCTGTCTACCAAAATCAGCAACATCCTGCGCCATAGGCAGCAGCTGGCCAATAAGTAA
- the nikB gene encoding nickel ABC transporter permease — protein MFALIKARLLQLILVLFLLSLLTFALMKLAPGDPVLAMLQFDEMHVTQADEEMLHKELGFDQPMLVQYGRWVFGILRLDFGESYIKGKPVLDELMDRLPLTILLTFGGLVVMTMIALPLGLLAAKYPNKWPDHAGRIIALIGASIPSFWMGLLLIYTFAWKLSWLPTMGKGGVETLILPSLTLGFAMAAVYARMLRAGLIESLSQEYIRAARARGIAEWRIFLRHALRAALLPVLTVFGMSMGSLLAGSVVVETLFSWPGVGSMVVEAIFQRDYPVVQGYILMTGVFVVIVNLLVDIAYGWLDPRIRLGRSERE, from the coding sequence GTGTTTGCCTTGATCAAAGCACGCCTGCTGCAACTCATTTTGGTCCTGTTCTTGTTATCTTTGCTAACTTTTGCGTTGATGAAGCTGGCTCCTGGAGACCCTGTGCTGGCTATGCTCCAATTTGATGAAATGCATGTCACGCAGGCAGACGAAGAAATGCTTCACAAAGAGCTTGGCTTTGATCAGCCTATGCTGGTGCAGTATGGACGATGGGTATTCGGTATCCTGAGGCTCGACTTCGGAGAATCGTACATCAAAGGAAAGCCCGTCCTTGATGAGCTGATGGACCGATTGCCGCTTACGATTCTGCTCACCTTCGGAGGGCTGGTGGTTATGACGATGATTGCCCTGCCTCTAGGGCTGTTGGCTGCCAAATATCCAAATAAATGGCCAGATCATGCTGGACGTATCATTGCGTTGATCGGAGCTTCGATCCCCAGTTTTTGGATGGGGTTATTGCTAATCTATACGTTTGCATGGAAGCTTAGCTGGCTCCCTACGATGGGTAAAGGTGGCGTAGAGACGCTTATCCTGCCTTCTCTAACCCTCGGTTTTGCGATGGCTGCCGTCTATGCCCGAATGCTGCGAGCGGGTCTAATCGAGAGCCTTTCTCAGGAGTACATACGCGCGGCGAGGGCGAGAGGTATTGCGGAATGGCGGATATTCTTGCGCCATGCATTGAGGGCAGCTCTTCTGCCCGTCCTAACGGTTTTCGGTATGAGCATGGGGAGTCTGCTGGCAGGCTCCGTCGTAGTTGAGACTCTTTTTTCATGGCCGGGAGTTGGAAGCATGGTGGTCGAAGCCATCTTTCAAAGAGATTATCCAGTCGTTCAGGGATACATCCTGATGACAGGTGTTTTTGTGGTCATTGTGAATTTGCTGGTCGATATCGCTTATGGCTGGCTGGATCCGCGAATTCGTCTGGGAAGGAGCGAACGAGAATGA
- the nikA gene encoding nickel ABC transporter substrate-binding protein: MSLFTLLFAVSFALAGCSQSQEGGGTNGLVREQKSEASGEGDRKKVTIMMNFKSGSLDPSNSYTPLRAGVVETLVRLDEKLVIKPWLASKWEAINDHTWAFTIRDGVTFQDGTKLDAGAVKASLERAVSASKPLSAALKLSSMEANGQELKIVTTEPHPALPSELVSPYASIISVEAEKKMGTKVFNDGPVGTGPFQVKQFTPNIAISLQRYEGYWNGKAKVEEIDFKFNEDGNVRALALQSKEADIVYQVPAETVEAIRQDSSLTVDSVPSLRVHYLLYNQQKPLVQDVKIRRAFDLLLDRESVAKDIMLGHAKPANGPFHTSLPFGSEDAIQSLHAMEAKKLLEEAGYQAGADGKLSKNGTPLVLQLLTYKGRPELPLIAQILQSEAAKIGVDMDVKMVENIDTYLRENKDWDLVTYSNVSAPRGDGGFYLNSAFVSGGALNPSNLSSDKVNEVIARLNATSHVTKRVQLTKEAVVAINDEVLQSFVVYPNNIVGRNKRVTDWKPGADDYYIVTNRMDVK; the protein is encoded by the coding sequence TTCAAAAGCGGAAGCCTGGATCCGAGCAACAGTTATACGCCTCTAAGAGCGGGGGTCGTGGAAACCTTGGTGCGGTTGGATGAGAAGCTGGTGATCAAACCGTGGCTTGCGAGCAAATGGGAGGCAATCAATGACCATACCTGGGCTTTTACCATTCGTGATGGGGTGACTTTTCAAGATGGGACCAAACTGGATGCAGGGGCAGTCAAAGCTTCCCTGGAACGGGCTGTGTCCGCAAGCAAACCACTTTCAGCAGCTTTGAAATTATCATCGATGGAGGCGAACGGCCAGGAGCTGAAAATAGTGACAACCGAGCCTCACCCGGCATTGCCGTCTGAATTGGTGAGTCCGTATGCGTCCATCATCAGTGTGGAAGCGGAAAAAAAGATGGGAACGAAAGTATTTAACGATGGGCCGGTCGGAACAGGACCGTTTCAGGTGAAACAATTTACCCCCAATATAGCCATCTCTTTGCAACGATACGAAGGGTACTGGAACGGGAAGGCGAAGGTGGAGGAAATTGATTTCAAGTTCAACGAGGATGGAAATGTGAGGGCGCTTGCTTTGCAATCAAAAGAAGCGGACATTGTCTACCAAGTTCCGGCGGAAACGGTCGAGGCGATCCGACAAGACAGTTCGCTTACTGTAGATTCGGTACCGAGCTTGCGGGTTCATTACTTGCTCTACAATCAGCAAAAGCCGCTCGTTCAAGACGTCAAAATCAGGAGAGCGTTTGATCTTTTGCTGGATAGGGAAAGCGTAGCCAAGGACATCATGCTCGGGCATGCAAAGCCCGCTAACGGGCCATTTCATACCAGCCTGCCATTCGGAAGCGAGGACGCGATTCAATCGCTGCATGCAATGGAAGCCAAGAAGCTGCTGGAAGAAGCCGGTTATCAAGCGGGAGCGGACGGCAAGCTGTCCAAAAACGGAACCCCGCTCGTGTTGCAGCTGCTTACCTACAAAGGCAGGCCGGAATTGCCACTAATCGCCCAAATCCTGCAGTCGGAGGCGGCGAAAATCGGGGTCGATATGGACGTCAAGATGGTAGAAAACATTGATACATACTTGCGTGAAAACAAGGATTGGGATCTGGTGACGTACAGTAACGTAAGTGCTCCACGTGGCGACGGGGGATTCTATCTTAATTCGGCATTTGTTTCGGGTGGTGCGTTAAATCCGAGCAATTTGAGCTCTGACAAAGTGAATGAAGTCATTGCGCGTTTAAACGCTACCTCACATGTAACGAAACGTGTCCAGCTTACAAAAGAGGCAGTGGTTGCTATCAATGATGAAGTACTGCAATCCTTTGTCGTGTATCCCAATAACATCGTCGGAAGAAATAAACGAGTAACGGACTGGAAGCCTGGCGCGGATGATTACTATATCGTAACCAACAGGATGGATGTGAAGTAG
- the nikC gene encoding nickel transporter permease, which yields MSIRRKQDSMMMYGLCLMGLIVLVTLIGPYLVQNDPHIARMDERLLPPSWNYPLGTDHLGRCLFSRLVEGAQITLGISMLVIVTVAVIGVPLGLISGYVGGRLDAVMMRLVDGVGALPEFILAIAIAGFLGPTLLNMMLSILLVKWIGYARVVRSIVLSEKEKEYVLAARVAGSSTWTILWRHLLPQIMSPVIVLAALDVGKIILTISSLSYLGLGAQPPAPEWGAMLNDGRPYFQTVPTLMLYPGIAIMVVVISCNLIGEGLRDRLDVRNRF from the coding sequence ATGAGCATCAGGAGAAAACAGGACTCGATGATGATGTACGGGCTCTGTTTGATGGGGCTCATTGTTCTGGTGACATTGATTGGACCGTACCTGGTTCAGAATGATCCGCATATTGCGCGGATGGATGAGCGGCTACTGCCCCCCAGCTGGAATTATCCGCTCGGGACAGATCATCTGGGGCGTTGTCTTTTTTCCAGACTGGTGGAGGGTGCCCAAATTACTCTCGGAATATCCATGCTCGTGATCGTAACTGTAGCGGTGATCGGTGTACCTCTAGGTTTGATTTCCGGGTATGTAGGCGGTCGGTTGGATGCCGTAATGATGAGACTGGTGGACGGGGTAGGAGCATTGCCAGAGTTCATCCTGGCCATTGCGATCGCTGGCTTTCTGGGGCCAACCCTGCTAAACATGATGCTGTCGATCTTGCTCGTCAAGTGGATCGGTTATGCCCGGGTCGTTAGGAGCATTGTCTTGTCTGAAAAGGAAAAGGAATACGTTCTGGCAGCACGTGTAGCAGGCAGCAGTACGTGGACGATTCTTTGGAGACATTTGCTGCCTCAGATCATGTCCCCTGTGATTGTGCTAGCAGCTTTGGATGTGGGAAAGATCATTTTGACCATTTCTTCTCTGTCCTATTTAGGGTTGGGAGCACAACCGCCAGCTCCGGAGTGGGGAGCCATGCTGAACGACGGCCGTCCTTATTTTCAAACGGTTCCTACCTTGATGCTTTATCCGGGTATCGCGATCATGGTAGTTGTCATTTCTTGTAACTTGATTGGAGAAGGCCTGCGAGATCGTTTGGACGTCCGAAATCGATTTTGA
- a CDS encoding ABC transporter ATP-binding protein, with protein sequence MEKLVSVEGVCKSYGKRANGVSALQDVTFHILAGECVGVVGESGSGKSTLSRIVLGLEKPDQGKVFCMGTSLFEKEGCAMRELRQHIQVVFQDPTSSLNQRIPIWRSVLEPLDNFPLVVPPILADVRHSRRETAQKLLEIVGLEEQHLDRYPHELSGGQRQRVAIARGISLGPRLLICDEPTSSLDVYMQAQILRLLQELKEKLGMSYLFISHDLAAVRMLSDRMMIIQNGRIVDQFESRDLYSPQRHPYTQQLIAVVS encoded by the coding sequence GTGGAAAAGCTGGTATCTGTTGAGGGAGTATGCAAATCGTATGGAAAGCGGGCAAATGGTGTCAGCGCATTGCAAGATGTAACTTTTCATATACTCGCGGGAGAATGCGTGGGGGTCGTAGGGGAGAGCGGGAGCGGAAAAAGTACCTTGTCCCGCATTGTTCTCGGACTGGAAAAGCCCGATCAAGGAAAAGTCTTCTGTATGGGCACCTCTCTTTTTGAAAAGGAAGGGTGCGCTATGCGGGAGCTTCGGCAGCATATCCAAGTGGTATTCCAGGACCCGACCTCGTCTCTCAATCAGCGCATCCCCATATGGCGCTCAGTCTTGGAACCGCTGGATAATTTTCCTCTTGTGGTTCCTCCGATTTTGGCAGACGTGCGTCACTCGCGAAGAGAAACGGCGCAAAAGTTGTTGGAAATCGTAGGGCTGGAAGAGCAGCATTTGGATCGATACCCGCACGAACTGAGCGGAGGACAGAGGCAGCGTGTTGCGATTGCCCGCGGAATCAGCCTTGGCCCCAGACTGCTGATCTGTGATGAGCCTACCTCCAGCCTCGATGTCTATATGCAAGCGCAAATCCTGCGATTGTTACAAGAATTAAAGGAGAAGCTGGGGATGTCTTACCTATTCATCTCCCACGATTTGGCTGCAGTGCGCATGCTGAGCGACCGTATGATGATCATCCAGAATGGACGGATCGTCGACCAGTTTGAAAGCAGGGATCTGTATTCTCCTCAAAGACATCCATATACACAGCAACTCATTGCAGTGGTCAGTTAG
- the mltG gene encoding endolytic transglycosylase MltG, with protein sequence MKPMSVKPDRQADRPAAMRRRRGGGFFRLIIALFLLMVVAVGGTALYAYQQLQPVEGEQAAKNVTIPSGSSVREIGRLLEEAGLIRNADLFSNYVKYKGVGPALKAGEYQFTTGQTIDALLQNMTEGKTIVSAKRFTIPEGWNIEQIADHLDKEGIVTKADFLKEVDQGAFPEYPFVAQIPASKERKHRLEGYLFPETYEVKKDATAHEVVSRMLAQFQKEWQPQWTNELKQQKLTLDQAVNLASIIEREVTVDKERPIVAGVYYNRIRDKWPLQADATVQFVLGKQRDRLTYEDLKVNSPYNTYTNPGLPPGPIANPGRASLEAVVKPAKHDYFFYVTKKDGTSEHYFSRTLEEHNANNAKSRGN encoded by the coding sequence TTGAAACCCATGTCAGTGAAGCCTGATCGTCAGGCGGATCGACCAGCTGCGATGCGCCGCAGACGAGGCGGAGGATTTTTCCGCTTGATCATCGCGCTCTTTTTGCTGATGGTTGTGGCTGTAGGGGGAACAGCCTTGTACGCCTATCAGCAGTTGCAGCCGGTCGAAGGTGAACAAGCCGCCAAAAACGTAACGATCCCGTCAGGATCCTCCGTGCGAGAAATCGGACGATTGCTGGAGGAAGCGGGATTAATCCGAAATGCAGATCTGTTCAGCAACTATGTGAAGTATAAAGGGGTGGGCCCTGCCCTCAAAGCCGGGGAATACCAGTTTACAACCGGACAAACCATTGATGCTTTGCTGCAGAATATGACCGAAGGCAAAACGATTGTCAGCGCAAAGCGGTTTACCATACCAGAAGGCTGGAACATCGAGCAAATCGCCGACCATTTGGACAAAGAAGGCATCGTAACGAAGGCGGACTTTTTGAAGGAAGTGGATCAAGGAGCATTCCCGGAATATCCCTTTGTCGCTCAAATTCCTGCCAGCAAAGAACGGAAGCACCGCCTGGAAGGTTACTTGTTCCCGGAAACGTACGAGGTGAAAAAAGATGCGACAGCACATGAAGTCGTTTCACGGATGCTGGCCCAGTTCCAAAAGGAATGGCAGCCCCAGTGGACCAACGAGCTGAAGCAGCAAAAGCTGACGCTGGATCAGGCCGTCAATCTCGCATCGATCATCGAGCGAGAAGTGACAGTTGACAAGGAAAGGCCGATCGTAGCAGGCGTTTACTACAATCGGATCCGGGACAAATGGCCATTGCAAGCGGACGCCACCGTGCAGTTTGTCTTGGGCAAGCAGCGTGACCGCTTGACTTATGAGGATCTGAAAGTGAATAGTCCGTACAATACGTACACGAATCCGGGACTGCCGCCAGGGCCCATTGCCAATCCGGGACGGGCATCTCTCGAGGCCGTCGTGAAGCCAGCCAAGCACGACTACTTTTTCTATGTCACGAAAAAAGACGGAACTTCGGAGCATTACTTCTCTCGTACACTGGAGGAGCACAACGCGAATAATGCAAAAAGCAGAGGAAACTAA
- a CDS encoding O-methyltransferase, with translation MITNPAIDDYVSGLVPERSKLLARLEQEAAVENIPIVQLPSAQVMRMLLLLHQPKSILEVGTAIGYSTIWLAEAAPEARIVTMDIDEERLGRARTNIAEAGVSERVEILLRDATLGLPDTYQFDCLFIDAAKGQYRAFLDLYLPLLRDGGLVISDNVLFRGLVATPDEASKRQRPMIEKLHAYNTLLMEHPQLETTMIPVGDGLAVSLKKKKQDTI, from the coding sequence ATGATTACCAATCCGGCCATAGATGACTACGTGTCGGGACTGGTTCCCGAGCGTTCTAAGCTGCTTGCACGCCTGGAGCAGGAAGCGGCAGTTGAAAACATTCCGATCGTTCAGCTTCCCTCCGCACAAGTCATGCGAATGCTGCTTTTGCTGCATCAGCCAAAATCCATTCTCGAAGTAGGAACTGCGATTGGCTATTCTACCATCTGGCTGGCTGAGGCTGCGCCAGAAGCGCGTATCGTCACCATGGACATCGATGAGGAACGATTGGGACGAGCGCGGACCAATATCGCAGAAGCAGGCGTTTCCGAACGCGTGGAGATCCTGCTGCGAGATGCCACATTAGGGCTGCCAGATACGTATCAATTTGACTGCTTGTTTATTGATGCGGCCAAAGGCCAATATCGGGCTTTCCTCGATCTGTATCTTCCTTTGCTGCGTGACGGAGGATTGGTGATTAGCGATAATGTGTTGTTCCGGGGATTGGTCGCGACACCGGACGAAGCTAGCAAGCGCCAACGACCGATGATTGAAAAGCTGCACGCCTACAATACGCTTTTGATGGAACATCCGCAGCTGGAGACGACCATGATTCCGGTAGGAGACGGACTTGCAGTCAGCCTGAAAAAGAAGAAGCAAGACACAATATGA
- a CDS encoding Mov34/MPN/PAD-1 family protein, whose amino-acid sequence MTILYITPKAWKQIETAVRKDPSVETGGVMMGYPMDNNRWVVTYASEPGPKAIQLPKSVYFDDGHLNKLVRKLSKTRQWQYLGDWHSHTIKRLSPSKGDKKTILEKATQSIYASSSPLMLIVGLGRQNQVQARGFILGNSLREVGKIELFDRQVHQPRGETAP is encoded by the coding sequence ATGACGATTCTGTACATCACTCCGAAAGCTTGGAAGCAGATCGAGACAGCTGTAAGAAAAGACCCCTCGGTCGAAACCGGAGGGGTGATGATGGGCTATCCCATGGATAATAATCGATGGGTCGTAACCTATGCGAGCGAGCCTGGCCCCAAAGCTATACAACTGCCTAAGTCTGTCTATTTTGACGACGGCCATCTGAACAAGCTCGTTCGTAAATTAAGCAAAACCCGCCAATGGCAATACCTTGGAGATTGGCATAGTCATACGATCAAGCGGCTTTCTCCCAGTAAAGGCGACAAGAAGACCATCCTGGAAAAAGCTACGCAGTCCATATATGCATCTTCCTCGCCGCTCATGCTGATTGTCGGCTTGGGAAGGCAAAACCAAGTGCAGGCAAGAGGCTTCATTCTGGGGAATTCCCTGCGTGAGGTCGGGAAGATTGAACTGTTTGATCGGCAAGTTCATCAACCACGCGGCGAAACAGCTCCGTAG
- a CDS encoding HD-GYP domain-containing protein: MSLAPVDNSLVGKTIAVDLYTENGILLLPQETILTSAHVQLLQKQRIREVEVRQVLSEGTGEHITSQLLELDADEETIAAYVQALDKTRSVFDQVSQSGASHLEKFSEIFSEVAEQSMKQLGLFRSLYVLEGADSYTYRHSLNVGILCSLIARLMKWSEDRIAFMGTAGFLHDLGKMRVPKEILLKPGKLTDEEFAEMQKHTVYGYQMIMEMEGGSELLAQCALMHHERLDGTGYPQKRIGNEIPVECQVLAVADMFDAICSDRVYKERTSPFEAAQLLWKEACGGKLNIEIVSQFVRYIALLYVGARARLSNGEEVEVILIHPDEPMRPLVRRSSEFLDLRYERQLTIEKMIG; encoded by the coding sequence ATGTCTTTGGCCCCAGTAGACAATTCGCTAGTAGGAAAAACAATAGCCGTAGATCTCTATACGGAAAATGGGATCCTGCTTCTGCCTCAAGAAACGATTCTTACATCTGCTCATGTTCAGCTCCTGCAAAAACAGCGCATCAGAGAAGTGGAAGTGCGCCAGGTCCTCTCGGAGGGGACTGGGGAGCACATCACAAGCCAACTCTTGGAACTGGACGCGGATGAAGAGACGATTGCGGCCTACGTTCAAGCGCTGGACAAGACCCGCTCCGTATTTGATCAGGTCAGCCAAAGTGGGGCTTCACACTTGGAAAAGTTTTCGGAAATTTTTAGCGAAGTAGCGGAGCAATCCATGAAGCAGCTGGGATTGTTTCGTTCCCTATATGTGCTGGAAGGGGCAGACAGCTACACCTATCGCCACTCGCTGAACGTCGGCATTCTCTGTTCCCTGATCGCTCGCCTGATGAAATGGAGTGAAGATCGGATCGCCTTTATGGGGACGGCAGGGTTTCTCCATGATTTGGGGAAAATGCGCGTACCCAAGGAAATATTGCTCAAGCCAGGCAAGCTGACAGATGAAGAATTTGCGGAAATGCAGAAGCATACGGTCTACGGCTATCAAATGATCATGGAGATGGAGGGCGGCTCGGAGCTGCTCGCTCAATGTGCCCTGATGCATCACGAGAGGCTGGACGGAACGGGGTACCCGCAGAAACGGATCGGCAATGAGATCCCTGTCGAATGTCAGGTGCTGGCAGTCGCTGATATGTTTGATGCAATCTGCTCAGACCGCGTATACAAGGAGAGGACGTCCCCCTTTGAGGCGGCCCAGCTCCTGTGGAAGGAAGCGTGCGGCGGCAAGCTGAACATTGAGATCGTCTCCCAGTTTGTGAGGTATATTGCGCTGCTGTATGTGGGGGCACGTGCTCGCTTAAGCAACGGGGAAGAAGTGGAAGTCATTTTGATTCATCCGGA
- a CDS encoding ATP-binding cassette domain-containing protein: MKLDVLGESGSLDSVIEVCDLHMKASNGHSFQTILTSVSFAIQRGETLALVGESGSGKSMTANAVLGLLPRSIHVSKGRIIFEGHDILSVPDKKRRALLGKEIGFVFQDYQSSFTPFLKIGDQLIETLRTHQTVSKNESKKSAMEWLTQVGLPAERVYDSYPFQLSGGQMQRTALAAAMMLQPKLLIADEVTTALDVWSGEVVLDLLVKLQRQTGCAVLMISHDLRQVLKRADRVAVMKDGKILEQQTAQMIQKHPEHPYTQMLLDAKPPLPEVHFASNQRIESGYSPCESFDRRRRKGGKAGIC; the protein is encoded by the coding sequence ATGAAGCTAGACGTACTAGGAGAATCCGGATCACTGGATTCGGTCATAGAAGTTTGTGATCTGCATATGAAAGCGAGTAATGGGCACAGCTTTCAAACCATTCTCACAAGCGTTAGTTTTGCGATACAGCGAGGGGAGACGCTGGCCCTGGTTGGAGAAAGCGGGAGTGGAAAAAGTATGACAGCAAATGCGGTTTTAGGCCTGCTGCCGAGGTCTATTCACGTGAGCAAGGGCCGCATAATCTTTGAAGGGCACGACATCCTATCTGTGCCGGATAAAAAAAGGCGGGCCTTGCTCGGAAAAGAGATCGGCTTCGTCTTTCAAGACTATCAAAGCAGTTTTACCCCCTTCTTGAAAATAGGGGATCAACTGATAGAGACGTTGCGGACTCATCAAACCGTATCGAAAAATGAGTCGAAGAAGAGCGCGATGGAATGGCTCACGCAGGTTGGATTGCCCGCTGAACGTGTTTACGACAGCTATCCCTTTCAATTGAGCGGAGGGCAAATGCAGCGCACGGCGCTTGCTGCAGCAATGATGCTCCAGCCAAAACTTTTGATTGCGGATGAGGTAACCACGGCTCTTGATGTATGGAGCGGGGAGGTGGTGCTCGATTTGCTTGTCAAACTACAGCGCCAAACAGGCTGTGCTGTTCTCATGATTTCCCATGATTTGAGGCAGGTACTGAAGCGAGCGGATCGAGTTGCGGTGATGAAAGATGGCAAAATCCTTGAACAGCAAACCGCCCAGATGATCCAAAAACACCCGGAGCATCCGTATACTCAAATGCTGCTTGACGCGAAACCACCTTTGCCAGAAGTCCATTTTGCGAGTAACCAGCGAATCGAATCGGGCTACAGCCCATGCGAAAGTTTTGATCGGAGGAGGAGGAAAGGTGGAAAAGCTGGTATCTGTTGA